One part of the Kryptolebias marmoratus isolate JLee-2015 linkage group LG13, ASM164957v2, whole genome shotgun sequence genome encodes these proteins:
- the bicdl2 gene encoding BICD family-like cargo adapter 2 isoform X2, with protein sequence MFTTRKNSLPSPSLEDSFFPLSSSSSVALSFGLPSSSSSSGSVDSGGPIDADLILAAELGQALLEKNEELAASLEQREKEVEDLQQEKLNLQRKMEMNVLESGQKEAELAADLAALRAELEKYQNEGRDRRKDEGEQMTQLANHNQRLVEQLAEAVTLEHTLRTELRSLREEMEDSSFNRNINLTQLENVQAENRVLLERLSHIETQLKASEEDCQRLRLERDGLRDRLSDLQVKLSEKEAEATEALLAHSTVLQAKDGQMQTLKEELQSQREELKSLREEVKPFRSSPEKPSYSSLESELATVRQEKESLTQQLLNTIKHKVALSQELDAWQEDMRLVICQQVQQREEEKKKEEDQEERGSAAGLQRSKSLRVKGERAKGFFSFFKDKPQT encoded by the exons ATGTTCACCACCAGGAAAAACAGCCTTCCCTCGCCCAGTCTGGAGGATTCcttctttcctctctcctcttcctcctcagtcGCCCTCTCCTTTGGCCTCCCCTCGTCGTCCTCTTCCTCTGGTAGCGTTGACAGCGGAGGACCTATAGATGCTGATCTGATCCTCGCTGCAGAGCTGGGGCAGGCATTGCTGGAGAAGAATGAAGAGCTGGCAGCTTCCCTGGAGCAGAGGGAGAAGGAGGTTGAG GACTTACAGCAGGAGAAGCTGAATCTCCAGAGGAAAATGGAGATGAACGTGCTGGAGTCCGGGCAGAAGGAGGCAGAGCTGGCGGCAGATTTGGCCGCCCTGAGGGCcgagctggagaaataccaaaaCGAGGGGCGAGACCGGCGGAAAGACGAGGGCGAGCAGATGACCCAGTTGGCCAATCACAACCAGCGGCTGGTGGAGCAGCTGGCTGAG GCCGTGACGCTGGAGCACACCCTGAGGACTGAACTGCGCTCGCTCAGAGAAGAGATGGAGGATTCCTCTTTTAACCGAAACATCAACCTCACACAACTAGAAAATGTGCAAGCAGAG AACCGAGTTTTGCTGGAGCGTCTCTCACACATAGAAACCCAACTCAAAGCTTCGGAGGAGGACTGCCAAAGGCTGCGGTTGGAGAGAGACGGCCTGAGGGACAGACTGTCTGATCTGCAGGTGAAGCTGAGCGAGAAAGAAGCCGAG GCTACAGAGGCTCTCCTGGCTCACTCCACAGTGCTGCAGGCCAAAGACGGACAGATGCAGACGCTGAAGGAGGAG cttcagtcTCAACGAGAAGAACTCAAGTCTCTGAGGGAAGAAGTCAAGCCCTTCAGGAGCAGCCCTGAAAAGCCGAGCTACAG ctccCTGGAGAGTGAGCTGGCCACGGTCCGTCAGGAGAAAGAGTCACTGACCCAGCAGCTCCTCAACACCATCAAGCACAAGGTGGCGCTGTCTCAGGAGCTGGACGCCTGGCAG GAGGACATGCGCCTGGTGATCTGTCAACAGGTgcaacagagagaggaggagaaaaagaaggaggaggaccaggaggagagaggaagcGCTGCCGGGCTGCAGAGGAGCAAGTCTTTGAGAGTGAAGGGAGAAAGGGCGAAGGGATTCTTCtcctttttcaaagacaaaccGCAAACTTAA
- the mia gene encoding melanoma-derived growth regulatory protein has translation MILCADMAFKLRFALSAWLLLATCEAGRHMPKLSDKKLCADSECSHPILIARALQDYYPGDCRFIPIRQGQLVYVYAMLKDRGNLFWAGTAQDSYYGEQEARIGHFPSSVVEETHVLMPASTEVKTTKWDFYCN, from the exons ATGATTTTATGTGCTGATATGGCTTTCAAACTCCGGTTTGCGCTCTCTGCGTGGCTTTTACTGGCGACCTGTGAGGCTGGGAGGCATATGCCTAAACTCTCCGACAAGAAACTGTGTGCTGACTCTGAATGCAGCC ATCCTATCTTGATTGCTCGAGCACTGCAGGACTACTACCCCGGAGACTGCAGGTTCATCCCCATCCGGCAGGGGCAGCTCGTCTATGTTTATGCAATGCTAAAAGACAGAGGGAACCTCTTCTGGGCCGGCACT GCACAGGACTCATATTATGGAGAACAGGAGGCTCGCATCGGCCATTTCCCCAGCAGCGTCGTGGAAGAGACGCACGTTCTCATGCCGGCCAGCACTGAAGTTAAAACTACC AAATGGGACTTTTACTGCAACTGA
- the bicdl2 gene encoding BICD family-like cargo adapter 2 isoform X1: MFTTRKNSLPSPSLEDSFFPLSSSSSVALSFGLPSSSSSSGSVDSGGPIDADLILAAELGQALLEKNEELAASLEQREKEVEDLQQEKLNLQRKMEMNVLESGQKEAELAADLAALRAELEKYQNEGRDRRKDEGEQMTQLANHNQRLVEQLAEAVTLEHTLRTELRSLREEMEDSSFNRNINLTQLENVQAENRVLLERLSHIETQLKASEEDCQRLRLERDGLRDRLSDLQVKLSEKEAEIEQEQGVVFELRTLNRSLQQKALNLGEESILDSTHTQPLSLLSEIQQSQATEALLAHSTVLQAKDGQMQTLKEELQSQREELKSLREEVKPFRSSPEKPSYSSLESELATVRQEKESLTQQLLNTIKHKVALSQELDAWQEDMRLVICQQVQQREEEKKKEEDQEERGSAAGLQRSKSLRVKGERAKGFFSFFKDKPQT; the protein is encoded by the exons ATGTTCACCACCAGGAAAAACAGCCTTCCCTCGCCCAGTCTGGAGGATTCcttctttcctctctcctcttcctcctcagtcGCCCTCTCCTTTGGCCTCCCCTCGTCGTCCTCTTCCTCTGGTAGCGTTGACAGCGGAGGACCTATAGATGCTGATCTGATCCTCGCTGCAGAGCTGGGGCAGGCATTGCTGGAGAAGAATGAAGAGCTGGCAGCTTCCCTGGAGCAGAGGGAGAAGGAGGTTGAG GACTTACAGCAGGAGAAGCTGAATCTCCAGAGGAAAATGGAGATGAACGTGCTGGAGTCCGGGCAGAAGGAGGCAGAGCTGGCGGCAGATTTGGCCGCCCTGAGGGCcgagctggagaaataccaaaaCGAGGGGCGAGACCGGCGGAAAGACGAGGGCGAGCAGATGACCCAGTTGGCCAATCACAACCAGCGGCTGGTGGAGCAGCTGGCTGAG GCCGTGACGCTGGAGCACACCCTGAGGACTGAACTGCGCTCGCTCAGAGAAGAGATGGAGGATTCCTCTTTTAACCGAAACATCAACCTCACACAACTAGAAAATGTGCAAGCAGAG AACCGAGTTTTGCTGGAGCGTCTCTCACACATAGAAACCCAACTCAAAGCTTCGGAGGAGGACTGCCAAAGGCTGCGGTTGGAGAGAGACGGCCTGAGGGACAGACTGTCTGATCTGCAGGTGAAGCTGAGCGAGAAAGAAGCCGAG ATAGAGCAGGAGCAGGGGGTTGTGTTTGAGTTGCGCACCTTGAACCGCTCCTTGCAACAAAAAGCTCTGAACCTGGGAGAGGAGAGCATCCtggacagcacacacacacaacctctgTCTCTGCTGAGTGAAATTCAGCAATCACAG GCTACAGAGGCTCTCCTGGCTCACTCCACAGTGCTGCAGGCCAAAGACGGACAGATGCAGACGCTGAAGGAGGAG cttcagtcTCAACGAGAAGAACTCAAGTCTCTGAGGGAAGAAGTCAAGCCCTTCAGGAGCAGCCCTGAAAAGCCGAGCTACAG ctccCTGGAGAGTGAGCTGGCCACGGTCCGTCAGGAGAAAGAGTCACTGACCCAGCAGCTCCTCAACACCATCAAGCACAAGGTGGCGCTGTCTCAGGAGCTGGACGCCTGGCAG GAGGACATGCGCCTGGTGATCTGTCAACAGGTgcaacagagagaggaggagaaaaagaaggaggaggaccaggaggagagaggaagcGCTGCCGGGCTGCAGAGGAGCAAGTCTTTGAGAGTGAAGGGAGAAAGGGCGAAGGGATTCTTCtcctttttcaaagacaaaccGCAAACTTAA
- the alg9 gene encoding alpha-1,2-mannosyltransferase ALG9: MAAKALRQRTRRGSRQDANNVNTPAEARPPKEEKVSEDSKATETRQESISRGGQVWAPEGSTAFKCLLSARFCAALLSNISDCDETFNYWEPMHFLLYGTGMQTWEYSPLYAIRSYAYLWLHALPACLHAHVLQTNKVLVFYFVRCVLAFCCCVCELYFYKAVCKKFGLHVGRLMLAFLVLSTGMFCSSAAFLPSSFCMYTTLVAMTGWFQDSTPLAVTGVAAGVIVGWPFSVLTGIPIAFDLLVIKREWKSFLIWSAAALLLLLVPLVAVDSFFYGKPVIAPLNILLYNVFTPHGPDLYGTEPWHFYFVNGVLNFNVVFVLALFSLPLTALMETLLHRFNVQNLGRPYWLTLSPMYLWMLVFFTRPHKEERFLFPVYPLVCLSGAVALSSLQKCYHFLFQRYRLEHYTISSNWLALSAVVVFAVLSLSRSVALFRGYHAPLDLYPEFHRIAKDPTLHAVPDGRPVSVCVGKEWYRFPSSFLLPHNWQLQFIQSEFKGQLPQPFASGPLATQVIPAHMNDQNLEEPSRYVDVKQCHYLVDLETDEETPLEPRYSTNKEEWSVVAYKPFLQASRSNPFFRAFYIPFLSDHHTTYRRYVILKPRRQKQPRKRTHG, encoded by the exons ATGGCGGCCAAGGCGCTTCGGCAGCGAACCAGGCGGGGCAGCAGACAAGACGCGAATAACGTGAACACCCCCGCCGAAGCCCGTCCACCTAAAGAGGAGAAAGTCAGCGAAGACAGTAAAGCCACAGAGACTCGGCAAGA GTCGATAAGTCGCGGAGGGCAGGTGTGGGCTCCGGAAGGGTCAACGgcgtttaaatgtctcctctccGCTCGCTTCTGTGCCGCTCTGCTCAGCAACATCTCCGACTGCGATGAGACGTTTAACTACTGGGAGCCT ATGCACTTTCTCCTGTACGGCACAGGGATGCAAACATGGGAGTATTCGCCGCTGTACGCCATCAGATCCTATGCTTACTTATGGTTACATGCGCTGCCGGCTTGTTTGCACGCCCATGTTCTGCAGACTAACAAG GTGTTGGTGTTCTACTTTGTGCGATGCGTTTTAGCGTTCTGCTGCTGCGTCTGTGAGCTCTATTTCTACAA GGCAGTTTGTAAGAAGTTTGGTTTGCACGTGGGACGCCTGATGTTGGCGTTCCTTGTCCTGAGCACGGGAATGTTCTGCTCATCTGCAG CTTTCCTCCCCTCGTCCTTCTGCATGTACACAACACTGGTCGCCATGACGGGGTGGTTTCAGGACTCCACGCCGCTCGCCGTCACGGGCGTCGCTGCAGGTGTGATTGTCGGATGGCCGTTTTCTGTCCTCACCGG gaTTCCGATCGCGTTCGACCTGCTGGTGATAAAACGGGAGTGGAAAAGTTTCCTGATCTGGTCAGCTGCtgctcttctgctgctgctg GTCCCCCTGGTCGCAGTGGACTCTTTCTTTTACGGAAAACCAGTGATCGCTCCACTCAATATTCTCCTGTACAACGTCTTTACGCCACATGGACCTGATCTGTATG GTACGGAGCCGTGGCATTTCTATTTCGTCAACGGGGTCCTGAACTTCAACGTGGTGTTCGTTCTGGCGCTGTTCTCCCTGCCGCTCACTGCCCTCATGGAGACGCTGTTGCACAGGTTCAATG tgcagAACCTTGGCCGTCCGTACTGGCTGACCCTGTCTCCCATGTATCTGTGGATGCTGGTTTTCTTCACTCGACCTCACAAAGAAGAACGTTTCCTCTTTCCCGTCTACCCGCTCGTCTGCCTCAGCGGGGCCGTGGCCCTCTCCTCCTTACAG AAATGCTACCACTTCCTGTTCCAGCGTTACCGGCTGGAGCACTACACCATCTCCTCCAACTGGTTGGCTTTAAGCGCGGTTGTTGTCTTCGCTGTGCTGTCGCTGTCTCGCTCCGTTGCCCTCTtcagag GCTACCATGCTCCTCTAGACCTGTACCCGGAGTTTCACCGCATCGCCAAGGATCCGACCCTCCACGCAGTCCCCGACGGCAGACCGGTCAGCGTGTGCGTTGGCAAAGAGTGGTACCGCTTCCCAAGCAGCTTCCTTCTGCCTCACAA CTGGCAGCTGCAATTCATTCAGTCGGAGTTCAAGGGGCAGCTTCCTCAGCCGTTCGCCTCGGGACCTCTGGCCACGCAGGTCATCCCGGCTCACATGAACGACCAGAACCTGGAGGAGCCGTCCAGATAT GTAGACGTGAAACAGTGCCACTACCTGGTGGACCTCGAGACGGATGAGGAGACGCCGCTCGAGCCGCGTTACTCGACCAACAAGGAGGAGTGGAGCGTCGTCGCTTACAAGCCGTTCCTGCAGGCATCAAG GTCCAATCCCTTCTTCAGAGCGTTCTACATTCCGTTTCTATCAGACCATCACACCACCTACCGGCGGTACGTCATCCTGAAACCACGGAGGCAAAAGCAGCCTCGTAAGCGGACCCACGGCTGA
- the layna gene encoding layilin isoform X2 — translation MDLLMIPCLLLLVSFHPSAATSLITDLFEARGQRVCKAGKGKPCYKLAYFSELRRKMNFAEAELACRREGGRLLSIRSASEQKVVEQLITELRPTDGDFWIGLRRNHGDEDSSSDCSSQYYWVDGSKSKFRNWHMDEPSCGYEVCVVMYHQPSAPAGQGGLYMFQWNDDNCETKNNFICKYAAEKPLEPTPPPNSSQTDVFFPSALPWDPQDHGQDKRTAVNLVYVIIPTIPLILLLLTVLGVCCFKLLVRRKRKEHKSEVCQTEPGLCPSPSTDVYNVIHSQKDDDLVSARPQTKNTSFLCSSPDTDTPTGDYDNLGARDTESGFVTLASTESGFLNFDLNELSLGRRGTRDFHDASLGRSGKRELLHDGSLGRSRNREFYDRSLGRRTTKSEHYGSGAYADHGLYDASVPAGGDLYDATLKPESQTGKVDLYQTYAANGKQDTFQTRLGTYTNRKSFHTNLDCYRNGLNFDSGRKYYHEHEWMNREKY, via the exons ATGGACCTGCTGATGATTCCCTGTCTCCTTCTGCTCGTAAGTTTTCATCCATCTGCAGCCACGAGCCTCATTACAG ACCTGTTTGAAGCTAGAG gccAACGGGTGTGCAAGGCAGGAAAAGGGAAGCCATGCTACAAGCTGGCTTATTTCTCCGAGCTCCGCCGGAAGATGAACTTCGCGGAGGCCGAGCTGGCCTGCAGGCGAGAAGGGGGTCGGCTGCTGAGCATCAGGTCTGCATCCGAGCAGAAGGTCGTGGAGCAGCTCATCACGGAGCTCCGCCCAACAGACGGAGACTTCTGGATCGGGCTCCGGCGTAACCACGGAGACGAGGACAGCAGCTCCGACTGCTCCTCTCAGTACTACTGGGTGGACGGCAGCAAGTCCAAGTTCAG GAACTGGCATATGGATGAGCCGTCGTGCGGCTATGAAGTGTGTGTCGTGATGTACCACCAACCGTCCGCTCCGGCTGGACAAGGCGGGCTCTACATGTTTCAGTGGAACGACGACAACTGCGAAACCAAGAACAACTTCATCTGTAAATACGCTGCAG AGAAACCCCTGGAGCCCACGCCGCCTCCCAACTCCTCTCAGACag ATGTCTTCTTTCCATCTGCGCTGCCGTGGGATCCACAGGACCACGGCCAGGACAAAAGAACAG CTGTGAATTTAGTTTACGTCATCATTCCCACCATCCCGCTcatactgctgctgctgacagtgCTGGGAGTCTGCTGCTTCAAACTGCTGGTCAGACG gaagaggaaagagCACAAATCAGAAGTATGTCAGACGGAACCCGGGCTTTGCCCCAGCCCTTCGACTGATGTCTACAATGTCATCCACTCCCAGAAGGATGACGACCTGGTCTCGGCTCGCCCTCAAACCAAGAATACCTCCTTCCTGTGCTCCTCCCCAGACACGGACACGCCGACGGGTGACTATGACAACCTGGGCGCTCGGGACACCGAGAGCGGCTTCGTGACACTGGCGAGCACCGAGAGCGGCTTCCTGAACTTCGACCTCAACGAGCTCAGCCTCGGGCGCCGTGGCACCCGGGACTTCCACGACGCCAGCCTGGGCCGCTCGGGAAAGAGAGAGCTGCTGCACGACGGCAGCCTGGGTCGCAGCAGGAACAGAGAGTTTTACGACAGGAGCCTGGGGCGCCGCACCACGAAGAGCGAGCATTACGGCAGCGGCGCGTACGCGGACCACGGACTGTACGACGCCAGCGTCCCGGCTGGGGGCGACCTCTATGACGCCACGCTGAAACCCGAAAGTCAAACGGGAAAGGTCGACCTCTACCAGACGTACGCCGCCAACGGGAAGCAGGACACGTTTCAAACCAGACTGGGAACTTACACAAACCGGAAGTCCTTCCACACAAACCTGGACTGCTACAGAAACGGCCTGAACTTCGACAGCGGGAGGAAGTACTACCACGAGCACGAATGGatgaacagagaaaaatacTGA
- the fdxacb1 gene encoding ferredoxin-fold anticodon-binding domain-containing protein 1: MSPSRSVLLVGEGNFSFSSSACKLEPGSIITASCLQHQEEALRHEGAASNIQTIRDSGGAVLFEVDCTKLEECASLQGRVFDRVVFNFPHCGRKSGVKKNRELLRSFFLSCVQVLAKDGEVHVALCNGQGGTPADQPRREWHNSWQVVAMAAEAHLILSAVRPFEAENHQSYKCTGYRSQDKGFHLEKALLHVFARSAPYTSVPIVHMEEVVEGEKVHYNVPAELGDHMFRRFLRSDSVHPVKLVQDFLLTGLAEDWSVSMTTESVPYLMAAERLQTCCHGVDNSQCYWIHLLQRDLASHVEEQDPGRPNPPDSWSATSVASGKDNRSRIKGAESLRPAFSLDVNPEVESGLYLLRPSLLPQLEEFMTKKEEMINNKRLQGVNEGTKQISDVETNEKDEAHEGYNGISSLFFGISGVVFRNVPISLWALPAFHELLLRGVSPSESETIKLLGHKLEKLLAPYGVAIVTEEEGLHLTAQPMGLVGKVFTSNAADSSSHVTVSLNLDLLAVLLFSLPDWRLLWCHDSRFTKQFSLPALPGTPFRPFSLFPEPFSFDISFWTGPTWEERLFYAAVRETSLGTVEHVKLIDTFSHPDLSQTSYCYRLTYHSHTHALSHTQALRFHKQLEVLLSSRLQVTIR, from the exons ATGTCTCCTTCACGGTCCGTGTTGCTGGTGGGAGAGGGGAACTTCTCGTTCTCCTCCTCGGCGTGTAAGTTGGAGCCGGGGAGCATCATCACGGCTTCTTGCCTGCAGCATCAGGAGGAGGCACTGCGGCACGAAGGGGCAGCCTCCAACATCCAGACCATCAGGGACTCAG GGGGAGCTGTGCTGTTCGAGGTAGACTGCACGAAGCTGGAGGAGTGCGCCTCCCTGCAGGGCCGGGTGTTCGACCGGGTGGTGTTCAACTTCCCCCACTGCGGGAGGAAGAGTGGGGTGAAGAAGAACAGGGAGCTCCTCAGGAGCTTCTTCCTCAG TTGCGTACAGGTGCTGGCTAAAGACGGAGAGGTTCACGTCGCCCTTTGTAACGGACAGGGCGGGACGCCAGCAGACCAGCCGAGGCGTGAGTGGCACAACAGCTGGCAGGTGGTCGCCATGGCAGCTGAAGCGCATCTAATCCTCAGTGCTGTCCGTCCGTTTGAAGCCGAGAACCATCAAAGCTATAAGTGCACTGGATACAG GAGCCAGGATAAAGGCTTTCACTTGGAGAAAGCGTTGCTCCATGTGTTCGCTCGCAGCGCCCCCTACACGTCTGTTCCGATAGTTCACATGGAGGAGGTTGTTGAAGGGGAGAAGGTCCACTACAACGTACCGGCCGAGCTCGGTGATCACATGTTCAG GAGGTTTCTCCGCTCAGATTCTGTCCATCCCGTCAAGTTAGTGCAAGATTTCCTTCTCACGGGGCTGGCAGAAGACTGGTCAGTCTCCATGACGACGGAGTCTGTTCCCTACCTCATGGCAGCCGAACGGCTGCAGACGTGCTGCCACGGCGTCGACAACTCGCAGTGCTACTGGATCCACCTGCTCCAGAGAGACCTCGCCTCTCATGTTGAAGAACAAGACCCGGGCCGCCCAAACCCACCAGACTCCTGGAGCGCCACAAGTGTCGCTTCGGGTAAAGACAACAGGTCGAGGATTAAGGGAGCCGAGAGCTTACGGCCTGCATTCTCCCTCGATGTGAATCCTGAAGTGGAAAGTGGTCTTTACTTACTGCGTCCATCGCTGCTCCCTCAGTTGGAAGAGTTTATGACTAAAAAGGAAGAGAtgataaacaataaaaggcttCAGGGGGTAAATGAGGGAACTAAACAAATATCTGACGTTGAAACAAATGAGAAGGATGAGGCCCACGAGGGTTATAATGGTAtaagcagcttgttttttggCATTAGTGGTGTGGTGTTCAGGAACGTGCCCATCAGCCTTTGGGCTCTGCCTGCCTTTCACGAACTTCTCCTCAGAGGTGTTTCTCCTTCTGAAAGTGAGACAATTAAATTGCTGGGACACAAGCTTGAAAAACTCCTCGCTCCCTACGGTGTCGCCATAGTAACAGAGGAGGAAGGCCTGCATCTGACGGCGCAGCCAATGGGTTTGGTCGGTAAGGTGTTTACAAGCAACGCAGCTGACAGCAGCAGTCATGTCACCGTGTCTCTAAATCTGGACCTCCTCGCTGTCCTTTTGTTTTCGCTGCCCGACTGGCGGCTGCTTTGGTGTCACGACTCGCGCTTCACGAAACAGTTTTCCCTCCCCGCGCTGCCCGGGACGCCCTTCCGCCCCTTTTCGCTTTTCCCCGAGCCCTTCAGCTTCGACATCAGCTTCTGGACGGGCCCGACGTGGGAGGAGAGGTTATTCTACGCTGCGGTCCGAGAGACGAGCCTCGGCACTGTGGAGCACGTTAAACTCATCGACACGTTCTCGCATCCGGACCTGAGCCAGACCAGCTACTGCTACAGACTTACCTAccactcgcacacacacgcgctgtcacacacacaagcGCTGAGGTTTCACAAGCAGCTGGAGGTTTTACTCTCCTCCCGGCTGCAGGTCACCATCAGGTAG
- the layna gene encoding layilin isoform X1, with protein sequence MDLLMIPCLLLLVSFHPSAATSLITADLFEARGQRVCKAGKGKPCYKLAYFSELRRKMNFAEAELACRREGGRLLSIRSASEQKVVEQLITELRPTDGDFWIGLRRNHGDEDSSSDCSSQYYWVDGSKSKFRNWHMDEPSCGYEVCVVMYHQPSAPAGQGGLYMFQWNDDNCETKNNFICKYAAEKPLEPTPPPNSSQTDVFFPSALPWDPQDHGQDKRTAVNLVYVIIPTIPLILLLLTVLGVCCFKLLVRRKRKEHKSEVCQTEPGLCPSPSTDVYNVIHSQKDDDLVSARPQTKNTSFLCSSPDTDTPTGDYDNLGARDTESGFVTLASTESGFLNFDLNELSLGRRGTRDFHDASLGRSGKRELLHDGSLGRSRNREFYDRSLGRRTTKSEHYGSGAYADHGLYDASVPAGGDLYDATLKPESQTGKVDLYQTYAANGKQDTFQTRLGTYTNRKSFHTNLDCYRNGLNFDSGRKYYHEHEWMNREKY encoded by the exons ATGGACCTGCTGATGATTCCCTGTCTCCTTCTGCTCGTAAGTTTTCATCCATCTGCAGCCACGAGCCTCATTACAG CAGACCTGTTTGAAGCTAGAG gccAACGGGTGTGCAAGGCAGGAAAAGGGAAGCCATGCTACAAGCTGGCTTATTTCTCCGAGCTCCGCCGGAAGATGAACTTCGCGGAGGCCGAGCTGGCCTGCAGGCGAGAAGGGGGTCGGCTGCTGAGCATCAGGTCTGCATCCGAGCAGAAGGTCGTGGAGCAGCTCATCACGGAGCTCCGCCCAACAGACGGAGACTTCTGGATCGGGCTCCGGCGTAACCACGGAGACGAGGACAGCAGCTCCGACTGCTCCTCTCAGTACTACTGGGTGGACGGCAGCAAGTCCAAGTTCAG GAACTGGCATATGGATGAGCCGTCGTGCGGCTATGAAGTGTGTGTCGTGATGTACCACCAACCGTCCGCTCCGGCTGGACAAGGCGGGCTCTACATGTTTCAGTGGAACGACGACAACTGCGAAACCAAGAACAACTTCATCTGTAAATACGCTGCAG AGAAACCCCTGGAGCCCACGCCGCCTCCCAACTCCTCTCAGACag ATGTCTTCTTTCCATCTGCGCTGCCGTGGGATCCACAGGACCACGGCCAGGACAAAAGAACAG CTGTGAATTTAGTTTACGTCATCATTCCCACCATCCCGCTcatactgctgctgctgacagtgCTGGGAGTCTGCTGCTTCAAACTGCTGGTCAGACG gaagaggaaagagCACAAATCAGAAGTATGTCAGACGGAACCCGGGCTTTGCCCCAGCCCTTCGACTGATGTCTACAATGTCATCCACTCCCAGAAGGATGACGACCTGGTCTCGGCTCGCCCTCAAACCAAGAATACCTCCTTCCTGTGCTCCTCCCCAGACACGGACACGCCGACGGGTGACTATGACAACCTGGGCGCTCGGGACACCGAGAGCGGCTTCGTGACACTGGCGAGCACCGAGAGCGGCTTCCTGAACTTCGACCTCAACGAGCTCAGCCTCGGGCGCCGTGGCACCCGGGACTTCCACGACGCCAGCCTGGGCCGCTCGGGAAAGAGAGAGCTGCTGCACGACGGCAGCCTGGGTCGCAGCAGGAACAGAGAGTTTTACGACAGGAGCCTGGGGCGCCGCACCACGAAGAGCGAGCATTACGGCAGCGGCGCGTACGCGGACCACGGACTGTACGACGCCAGCGTCCCGGCTGGGGGCGACCTCTATGACGCCACGCTGAAACCCGAAAGTCAAACGGGAAAGGTCGACCTCTACCAGACGTACGCCGCCAACGGGAAGCAGGACACGTTTCAAACCAGACTGGGAACTTACACAAACCGGAAGTCCTTCCACACAAACCTGGACTGCTACAGAAACGGCCTGAACTTCGACAGCGGGAGGAAGTACTACCACGAGCACGAATGGatgaacagagaaaaatacTGA
- the si:dkey-71l1.1 gene encoding mitochondrial import receptor subunit TOM40B, whose protein sequence is MGSVLALSSSPGHHKWPFSTEPPPSRWDVHPAHWDSPPRWERRDGRLPNPGSFHSLHRSCKDVFPHQIEGVKMIVNKTLSSFFKVSHTLHLSAVSPSYYRFHVEHLQSDDYSKDKDAPALIGEMDSSGSLNAHALLHLSERVRARTVFQTQQSQFVTWQFETEYRGSDFTAAVTVANPDILRESVILVAHFLQSVSSGLVLGGELVYHRGRAEEGGILTLAGQYSRPNWVVTLNAGKGGAHVSYYHRANKQIQVGVEFEASTRTQETTTSFGYQMELPEANMVFRGMINSRCIIGGVLEKRLTPLPATLIMGAFVNHRGDKLQVGLGVNVG, encoded by the exons ATGGGCAGTGTTCTGGCCTTGTCTTCCAGTCCGGGCCATCACAAGTGGCCTTTCTCAACAGAACCCCCTCCTTCTCGCTGGGACGTCCATCCCGCTCACTGGGACAGTCCGCCGCGCTGGGAGAGGAGAGATGGACGTCTACCAAACCCAGGCAGCTTTCACTCGCTCCACAGAAGCTGCAAAG ATGTGTTTCCTCATCAGATCGAGGGCGTCAAGATGATTGTCAACAAAACTTTAAGCAGCTTTTTCAAA GTCAGTCATACTCTTCACCTCAGTGCTGTTAGTCCTTCGTACTACCGGTTCCATGTGGAGCATCTGCAGTCTGACGACTACAGCAAGGACAAG GATGCCCCAGCGTTGATCGGCGAGATGGACTCTTCAGGTAGTCTGAACGCTCACGCCCTGCTGCATCTCTCCGAGCGCGTTCGAGCCAGAACTGTATTCCAG ACCCAGCAGTCCCAGTTTGTCACGTGGCAGTTTGAAACTGAGTACAGAGGCAGCGACTTCACCGCTGCTGTGACGGTGGCTAACCCTGACATCCTCAGGGAGTCAG TCATCCTCGTGGCTCACTTCCTGCAGAGCGTGTCTTCAGGTCTGGTTTTAGGTGGGGAGCTGGTCTATCATCGGGGACGAGCGGAGGAAGGAGGGATCCTTACTTTGGCTGGACAGTACTCAA GACCGAACTGGGTCGTGACCCTGAATGCCGGCAAAGGAGGAGCCCACGTCAGCTACTAtcacagagcaaacaaacag ATCCAGGTTGGAGTGGAGTTCGAAGCCAGTACCAGAACACAGGAGACCACAACCTCTTTTGGGTACCAGATGGAACTCCCAGAGGCCAACATGGTGTTTCGAG GGATGATAAACAGCCGGTGCATAATAGGAGGCGTGTTGGAGAAGCGCCTAACGCCGCTCCCGGCCACCCTGATTATGGGCGCCTTCGTGAACCACAGAGGTGACAAGCTGCAGGTGGGCCTCGGCGTCAACGTGGGATAA